One stretch of Astatotilapia calliptera chromosome 3, fAstCal1.2, whole genome shotgun sequence DNA includes these proteins:
- the rab39bb gene encoding RAB39B, member RAS oncogene family b: MEAIWLYQFRLIVIGDSTVGKSCLIRRFTEGRFAQVSDPTVGVDFFSRLVEIEPGKRIKLQIWDTAGQERFRSITRAYYRNSVGGLLLFDITNRRSFQNVHDWLEEARSHVQPHSIVFLLVGHKCDLEAQRQVTRQEAEKLAGAYGMRYVETSARDAINVEHAFTELTRDIFALVRSGDITIQEGWEGVKSGFVPNVVHSSEEVTKSDRRCLC, from the exons ATGGAGGCAATATGGCTCTATCAGTTCCGGCTGATCGTCATCGGGGACTCCACGGTGGGAAAATCATGTCTGATCCGGCGGTTCACGGAGGGTCGCTTCGCCCAAGTGTCCGACCCGACCGTCGGGGTGGACTTCTTCTCCCGCCTGGTGGAGATCGAGCCGGGCAAGAGGATCAAGCTGCAGATCTGGGACACCGCTGGTCAGGAGCGCTTCAG GTCTATTACCAGGGCTTACTACCGTAACTCTGTGGGTGGGCTTCTCCTCTTTGACATCACCAATCGCCGATCTTTCCAGAATGTCCATGACTGGCTGGAGGAGGCTCGTAGTCATGTCCAGCCACATAGCATCGTATTTCTATTGGTGGGCCACAAGTGTGATCTGGAGGCACAGCGGCAG GTGACCCGCCAAGAAGCAGAGAAACTGGCTGGGGCGTATGGGATGCGCTATGTTGAGACGTCAGCCCGTGACGCCATCAATGTGGAACACGCCTTCACTGAGCTGACCAGAGACATCTTCGCCCTGGTTCGGTCTGGTGACATCACCATCCAGGAGGGCTGGGAGGGTGTGAAGAGTGGGTTTGTGCCCAATGTGGTTCACTCATCCGAGGAAGTGACCAAGAGTGACCGCCGCTGTCTCTGTTGA